One region of Triticum aestivum cultivar Chinese Spring chromosome 6B, IWGSC CS RefSeq v2.1, whole genome shotgun sequence genomic DNA includes:
- the LOC123134879 gene encoding mineralocorticoid receptor has protein sequence MSTAAASRPSGPVLLSPFPNYQSASLSRVKLSAAGSPVKSVSVSSPPSSPTAKVRRSCMCSPTNHPGSFRCSLHKEGKQAAPAVSSRPASPPSPPSKRTASPFAQLVPSGSGSGCSKRSYSGLAQRVPMGSGHWARKALVPSPAVQQQQHRKRVVERFHAGPSRLSAAGGRQ, from the coding sequence ATGTCGACGGCGGCTGCATCTAGGCCCAGCGGCCCTGTCCTTCTGAGCCCCTTTCCCAACTACCAATCCGCCTCGCTCTCCCGTGTCAAGCTCTCCGCCGCCGGCTCGCCGGTCAAGTCCGTCAGCGTCTCGTCTCCCCCCTCCTCTCCCACCGCCAAGGTCCGTCGGTCCTGCATGTGCTCCCCGACGAACCACCCGGGCTCGTTCCGCTGCAGCCTCCACAAGGAGGGCAAACAGGCGGCCCCCGCCGTCAGCAGCAGGCCCGCCTCTCCGCCTTCACCGCCGTCGAAGCGCACGGCGAGCCCGTTCGCGCAGCTCGTCCCCAGCGGCAGCGGTAGCGGCTGCTCTAAACGCTCGTACAGCGGGCTGGCGCAGCGCGTCCCCATGGGGAGCGGGCACTGGGCACGCAAGGCGCTCGTGCCGTCCCCcgccgtgcagcagcagcagcaccggaAGCGAGTGGTGGAGCGGTTCCACGCCGGGCCAAGCCGGCTCTCCGCCGCCGGCGGCCGCCAGTAA